The DNA sequence CCCGGTCCAGCGCCCACTGTGAGCGACCGGCCGGGGTGGGCCGGGTGAGCGACCGGCCGGGGTGGGCCGGGTGAGCGACCGGCCGGGGTGGGCCGGGTGGGTGGACTGGTGGGTAGATCGCGTGGACTGCCGGTACGGGCGGTCTCGATCCCGGCTCAGCCGCCGACCGTCTCGAAGCGTGACAGCGCGAGGAGCCGGGACGTGGCCCGGAGATATTTCTTCCGGTATCCGCCGGCGAGCATCTCCTCGGTGAAGATCGCGTCCAGCTTCTGCCCCGAGTTGCGGACGGGGATACCGGCGTCGTAGAGGCGGTCCGCCAGGACGACCAGGCGCAGTGCGATGGCCTGGTCCGGCAGCGGGCCGACGTCCCGGAGGCACACCCTGGTCACCCCGTCGACGAGGCGGTTGTACTTGGACGGGTGGAGGGTGGCCAGGTGCCCGCACAGCGCGTCGAAGTCGTCCAACGTCGCCCCGGGTTCCGCCTCGGCGTCCGCCTCGAGCGCCTCGTCGGACATCGGGTCCGGCGCCGGGGGCAGGTTGCGATGCCGGTAGTCGGGCCCGTCGACCCGGATCGACTCGAAGATCCCCGACATCTTGCGGATCTCGCGCATGAAGTCCTTGGCCGCGAAACGACCCTCACCGAGCTGCTCGGGGAGGGTGTTGGAGGTCGCGGCGACGCTGACACCCGCCGTGGTGAGTTCCGCGAGCAGCCGGGACACCAGCATGGTGTCGCCGGGATCGTCGAGTTCGAACTCGTCGATACACAGGACGGAGTGTCCGGACAGCTCCTCGACCGCCCGGTTGAAGCCCAGGGCGCCCACGACGTGCGTGAGCTCGACGAACGTGCCGAACGCCTTCGGTTCGGGACACGTGTGATAGATCGAGGTCAACAGGTGGGTCTTGCCCACCCCGAAGCCACCGTCGAGGTAGATCCCCGCGCCCTCCACCGACTTGGGCCGACGCCCGAACAGTCCCTTCTTCGGGGCGCGACGGGCCACCACCGACTCCGCGAATCGCCGACAGGCGGTGACCGCGGCCTCCTGCGAGGGCTCGGCAGGGTCGGGGATGTAGGAATCGAAACTCACGTCATCGAACATCGACGGCGGGACCATCTGCGCCACGAGTTGGTCGGCAGGGACCACCGGGGTGACGTCAACGAGGCGGGAGACCATGCGATGAGCCTATCGTGGGGCGACAGGCGTGAAGAACGGAAGGAGGCCCGGGTGCTGTCGACACGACCACCAGCGCTCGGCGACGACCCGGCGTCGCTCGACGCGATCTGGGCCGCGCTCCGGCCGGAGAGCCCGACCGCGGCACCGGTGATCCGTGCTGTCATGATCGCCTCCGTCGACGGCACCACGACCGTCGACGGCCGGAGCGGGGGCCTGGGAACGCCCACCGACCGCCTGGTCTACGACGCCATGAGGGCCCGCGCCGACCTCGTCCTGGTGGGCTCCGGCACGGCGTTGGCCGAGGACTACGGCCCCGCCGAGGTGAGCCCGGTCTGGGCGGACAGGCGGACAGGGCACGCGCCCACCGTCCTCGTACTCACCCGGTCCCTTCCCGATGAGCTGATCGACCTCTGTGCCGACACCGACGACAGGATGCAGATCGCGGCGGCACACGAGACGGACCCCCGGCTCGTCGGGGCCGCGCGGGCACGGGGCGTGACCGTCCATGTGCTCGACCCGGGCCCGACCGGTGCCGCCGTCCGTGCGTTGGCATCCCGCCTCCACGCCGCCGAGGTGGACTTCGAGGGTGGCCCCCGACTCCTCGGGGAGCTCCTCTCGGAACGCGCCGTGGATGAGCTCGTCCTCTCGGTGGCGCCGGAGGCGATCGTCGGAGGCGACGACTCGACACTGACCCCGGGCCACGGGCATGGATACACCCGGGTGCCGATGCGCGTCGTCTCGGCGTTCTCCTGCCCGTCGGGAGGCCTGTACACCCGCTGGGTGGTCGGTGAGGGCGTCCGTTGACCGGGAGACGTGGCGCCCGTTCCACCCGCGCGGTGCTCACCGCGCTCGTCGCAGTCGTGGCCGTGGCCGGGTGTGCTCCCCTACCCGCCTCGGGACCGCGACTGGCCACCGGTGACGGACCTGGTCGCGCGCCCGCTCCCGACAGCGAAGCGGAACTCATCACCCCACCAGACTGGGAGACGCCCCGATCCGAGCTCCAGTGGATTCCCTGTGCGGAGGGCGGGACCCGCGGGCTTCCCCAAGACGCCCGGGTCGACTGCGCGCTGCTCGGCGATACCCCTGTCCTCCGCCTCACCACCGGGGACACACCTCGGGACGCAGCCCCCCTGGTCGTGGTGGCCGGACCCGGCGATCCCGCCGACTCGCTCGCGATCAGGTTCGCCTCGGCGGGCACCGAGATCGTGGGATCGCATCCGCTGGTGATCCTCGACCACATCGGCCGCACCGGACCCGCCGGTGCCTGCCTGACCCCGTCGGCCCGCCGCACGCTGGACGAACTCGCCGAGCGGGGTACGGACCCCGGGGCACCGGACCTCCGCGGCGAACTCGCCCAGACCGCGCAGTCCTGCACTGATCAGCTCGCCGGGCGGGAACTCGACTTCGGTGCCGCCGGGGCGGCGGAGAACCTCGAGGAACTGCGTCGGTCGTGGGGTGTGCCGGGGCTCGCGGTGCTCGCCCTGGGCTCGGGCGCCCGCACCGCCCTGGACTACGCCGGGGCGCACCCCGATCGGTTGTCGCTCCTGGTCCTGGACTCCCCCGCACCGTGGGACGGCGACCAGGAGACCGCCGCGCGATCCGCGCTCGACGGCTCCGATACCGCGTTACGGCTGTGGGCGGCCTCCTGCACTCGTCCCGAGTGCGGCCCGGGCGACGGGGAACAGAGGGTCGAGGCCGTCTCCCGCGCCCTCGACGCCGCGAGAGATCCCGGGGCCCGCGTGCCGGCCGCGCTCCTGTCCGACGTGATCCGATCCGCACTCACCGACCTGTCCGGTGCCTCCGCAGCGGAGGCGTCCGACGGGGACGAGATCCTCGGTGAGATCGCGGGGACGGACCCCGATGCGGGCGCCCCCGGTCCGTTGGTGCGTGCCCGGGCGGAGGCGTTGAGGAGCTCCTCACTTCCGTACGTCGCGGAGTGCTCCGACCTGCCCAGGCGGGTTCCGGTCAACCGCGTACCCGAGCTCGCCACCGAATGGGCGGACGACGCACCCTTCGGGGAGATCCTGGCCGCCCAGCTCTCCGCCTGTTCGACCTGGCCCGTCCCGGAACGCACGCCCGTGGAGCTGCCCGGATCCGTGCCCGTGCTCCTCATGGGAGGGATCGCGGACCCCGTCGCCGGCGCCGCCGCCCTGGAACCCACCGCGGGCATGCTGACCGGCGCCGGGGCGGGAGACATCCGGATTCTCACCTGGGGCGCTCCCGGATCGTGGGTGGTGCTCCACTCGGCGTGCGCCCGGTCGACCCTCTCGGGCTTCCTCGCCGACCCGACCACCGTCGACCGATCCGTGGCCTGCCCGTCCTGACCCGGGGCGCCTACCAGAAGGACGTGCCCCCGACCGGTAGCCTGCACACCGTGCCGTTGCCGACCCGAAGCACTGACTCCGTGCCCCGCCTGTTGAACCAGATCCTGTGGCCGTTGGCGATCATGACGGTGATCCATCGCGTGCTCATCAAGGCCGTCAACGGATCCATCACGAACGACTTCGGGACCGTCTACGCGGCGACCAGGCGTTTCCTCGCGGGCGAACCCGTCTACAGCGAGAACCTGCTCACGGTTCAGCCGCACTATCTCTACGCCCCGAGCGGCACGTTCCTCCTGGCCCCCTTCGGCGTGATCGACAACTACACGGTGGCCCGGTGGCTGTTCATCCTGGTCAACGCCGCCGCGATCATCGCCGCACTGTGGCTTCTCATGCGATTGTTCGACCTCGACGTGCGGTCGTTCGCCGCCCCGGCGATCCTTCTGGGCGCGTTCTGTACCGAGGCGGTCACCAACACCCTGGTGTTCACGAACGTCAACGGCGTGATCTTCCTGTGCCAGGTGTCCTTCCTCTATCTGCTGTACCGCAGGCGACTGTGGTGGGCCGGGGTCGCGATGGGGCTGTCACTGGCGATCAAGCCGATGCTCGCGCCTCTGCTGGTCCTCCCGCTGATCCGTCGACAGTGGCAGCCCTTCGTGGCCGCCCTGGCGATCCCCGCCGCCACGATGGCCGCGGGGTGGGCGCTCACCGTGGACGCCGGCCGGTATCTCGAGGTCACCGCGCCCTACATGAGCGAGGTCCGCGACTACTACAACAGCTCCATCGCCGGGCTCGGTCTGTACTACGGCGTCCCCGAGCCGCTCATCCTGGTGGCCCGGATCCTCATCGTGGTGGCCACCCTGCTGGCCGTGTATCTCCTGCTCGACTACCGGCACAACCACGAGGTGTTGTGGCTCGCCACCACCTCCGGGGTCATCCTGACCGGTGTGTTCCTGGTCTCCAGCCTCGGCCAGATGTACTACTCGATGATGCTCATCCCCATCATGCTCACCGTGGTGCTGGACAAGTCGTTCGTCCGCAACTGGCCCGCCTGGTTGGCGGCCTACGGGTTCTTCACACTCGACTTCTGGGAGTCGGCGCGATGGCCGTACTACGGGCGCCTGCTGGAGTTCGCCCACCCCACGCTCGGATGGCTGCTGCTGCTCTGCACCGTGCTGGCGATCCTGCTGTGGCGTCGGACGGACCCGCGTCGGCACGAGCGGATCGCACCGGCCGCGGCGGCGGCGTAGCCTGCGGGCATGAGTGAGCGCACCGACACCCCCTCCAACACCCCGCACCCCTCCTTCACCCTCGATGACGCCGAGTGGCGCCGCAGGCTGACCCCGGAGGAGTACCAGGTCCTGCGCCGGGCGGGCACCGAGCGGCCGTACACCGGCGAGTACACCGACACCAAGACCGAAGGGGTCTACCGGTGCCGTGGCTGCGGGGCCGAGCTGTTCCGCAGCGACGCCAAGTTCGACTCCCACTGCGGCTGGCCCTCGTTCTTCACGCCGTTGGCCGGCGGGGCCGTCATCGAGCGGACGGACACCTCCCTCGGGATGACCCGGACCGAGGTGTTGTGCGCGAACTGCCACGGCCACCTGGGGCATGTCTTCTCGGGCGAGGGCTACCCCACCCCCACCGATCTGAGGTACTGCATCAACTCGGTGAGCATGACCCTCGAACCCGCCGAGGACTGATCAGGGCATCGAGGTGGCGAGCTGCTCGGCGCTGACCCGGGGACCGGTGAAGAACGGGATCTCCTCGCGCACGTGACGGCGCGCCTCGGTGCTGCGCATGACGCGCATGAGGTCGACGATCCGATCCAGTTGCGGGGCCTCGAAGGCCAGGAGCCATTCGTAGTCGCCGAGCGAGAAGGACGGCACGGTGTTGGCGCGGACGTCCGGGTATTCGCGGGCGGCGCGCCCGTGCTCGGCGAGGATGCGGCGACGCTCCTCGTCGGGGAGCAGGTACCACTCGTAGGACCGGACGAACGGGTACACGGAGATGTACGCGCCCGGTTCCTCCTCGGCGAGGAAGGCCGGGATGTGGCTCTTGTTGAACTCCGCGGGCCGGTGCAGGGCGGTGTTGGACCAGTAGGCGGTGCTGGCCCGACCCAGGATGGTGGTGCGCCGGAACTCGTTGTAGAACCGCTGGAGATCCTCCATGTGCTCGGCGTGGGTCCAGATCATGAAGTCGGCCTCGGCCCGCAACCCCGAGACGTCGTAGAGCCCGCGGACCACCACGTCCGTGTCGTCGAACCGCGCGAGGAACCGCTCGAGGTCAGCGGTGACCGCGGCCCGGTCCTCCCCCAGCTTCCCGGGGGTCACGGTGAAGACCGAGAACATGAGGTACCGGAGGGTCGAGTTGAGCTTCTTGTAGTCGAGGCGTGCCATGTCTCAATCCTGCCACCCTGCCGCCAGCCGCCGGGCCGCGGCCCGAGCGGAACCGATGCACGCGGGCACACCGACCCCCTCGGTCGCCCCTCCGACCACCTCCACCCCGGGGAGCCGGTCCGCCAGTCCGGCCCGCACGTCCGCGATCCGGTCGGCGTGCGCCGGCCCGATCTCCGCGAGGGAGTCCTCCCAGCGCCGGACGCGGGAATGCAGGATCCTCGGCGCGGATCCGCACACGCCGGCCAGGGCGGATTCAGCCATCCGGGCGAGCGCGATGTCGTCGGCGAGGAGCACCTCGTCGTCGTCCAGTCGCCCGAACGACACCCGCACCAGGTGGCCGGGCCGGGTGTCGAGATGGGGCCACTTGCGACTGGTGAAGGTCATCGCCTTGAACGGCACCGGCTCGTCGGTGGCCACCAACACTCCGGACAGCTCGGGCAGGTCCAGCCCCCTGTCCACCTCCATCGCCACCACCGCGGACGAGGCCGTCCGGATGCCGGCCAGGCCGGTCACCGCGTCGTCCACTCCACCGGCCGCGGCCAGGAGCGGCGCGGCGTGGGGGACGGGGACGGCGACGACGACGAGGTCGGCCTCCTCGACCCATGACCCGCGTGCGCCGGTGACGGTCAGGGTGTAGCCGGTCTCTTCCCGATGGAGGGCGGTGCAGGCGGCCTGGGTGCGCACGCGCGCCCCCGAGGCCTCGATCAGCGACCCCACGAGTGTCCTGTATCCACCGTTCAGGGTGGCGAACACGGGTCCCGGGACGCGGTCACCCACGAGCTGACCTACAGCGTCGGTCAGCGTCGGGGCACCCCGGTCCAACACCTCGGCGAGTCCGGGGACCACCTGGCGCAGGCCGAGCCCCGAACTGGGCGCCGCGTACACGCCGCCGAGCATGGGGTCGACGAGTCGCGAGACCACCGCGTCTCCGAACCTCTCGGCGACCAGGCGGCCCAGCGAGACGTCGCCGCCTGGCTCCCACTCCAGTGGTGTGTCCCTCTCGCGGGCGGCGGCGTCCGACTCCGCGGGGGTCAGGACGCCGGTCAGGGCGGTCACGTCGGACGGCAGCCCCATGACGGTGCCGGGCGGCATCGGGACCAGCCGGCCGCCGGTGAGGATCGCCGGGCCGAGCGGGCCGGGATGGCGCAGGGCGTCGGTCAGGCCCAGCTCGGCGACGAGTTCGGATGCTTCCGGGCGACGGCCGATGAAGGCCTCGGCCCCGAGCTCCATGGGCCCGGACGGGAAGTCGACCGTGTGCAGCGCCCCGCCCGGGATGTCGGACGCCTCGAGCACCGTGATCCGGGCGTCAGGAAGGTCGAGGGCGAGCTGATAGGCGGCGGTCAGGCCGCTCAGGCCACCACCGACCACTGCGACTCGAGGCGCCACCCCTACTTCCCGCTCAGTTCGTGGACCAGCTCCACCACATGGGTCACGGCGCCCGGGTCGGTGGCGGGCAGGACCCCGTGCCCCAGGTTGAACACGTGGCCGCGGGCTCCGAGCTCACGCGCGCGCGAACCCTCGTCGAGGATCCGGCGGACCTCGGAGTCCAGGGCGGGACGATCGGCGAACAGCATGGCGGGGTCGAGGTTGCCCTGGAGCACCTTCCCCGGCACCCGCCCGGCGGCGTCGTCCAGCGGGATCCGCCAGTCCACCCCGACCACCTCCGGACCGGCCTCCCCCATGGCGCCGAGGAGCTCCCCGGTGCCCACCCCGAAGTGCGTCCGGGGAACGGTGGAGATCACCTCGTCCGAGAAGATCCCGGCCGAATGCGGCAGCACCATCGAACGATAGTCGCGCAGGCTCAGCGCCCCCGCCCATGAGTCGAACAGCTGCACCGCGTCCACACCGGCGTCGATCTGGGTACGCAGGAACACCGTGGTCAGATCGGCCAACTTGGACATCAGCGCGTGCCAGACGTCGGGTCGGGAGTACATCAGGGACTTGGTGTGCTCGTGGTTGCGGCTGGGGCCTCCCTCGATGAGGTAGGAGGCCAGGGTGAACGGGGCGCCGGCGAATCCGATGAGCGCGACGTGCGGGTCGAGCTCGGCGATCACCAGGCGGACGGCCTCGCCGATCTTCTCGAGGCGGTCCGGTGTGAGGTCGGGCAGGGCGGCGACCCCGGCCTCGTCGCGGATGGGCGTGGAGACCACCGGCCCGGTGCCCGGGACGATGTCGATGTCCACCCCCGCCGCCGCGAGCGGGATGACGATGTCGGAGAAGAAGATGGCGGCGTCCACCCCGTGGCGCCTGACGGGCTGCACCGTGATCTCGCAGGTCATCTCGGGATCGAAACAGGCCTCGAGCATGGTGGTCCCGGCCCGGAGTTCGCGGTACTCGGGGAGCGAGCGTCCCGCCTGACGCATGAACCACACCGGGGTGCGGGCGGCGCCGGTGCCCCTGACTTCGTCGAGGTAGGGTCCGGTCCCGGCTCGTCGAGCCGTGGCGGGCCCGGCACCCCGGGAGTCGGCGGACCTGGGATTCGAGGGCACATCGGAGTTCAGCACACCCCCATGGTCCCATGAGTCCGTCACCGGGGCCCCTCACCCCACCCCGGTGGCAGACGGCGCGCCTCCTCGGGCCGCCGTCGGCCGGTCGCTAGCGTGAGGCCCTGTGAGCACATCGGTCAATGACGGCGAGCCCGAGGTCTTCCGGGAGGCGGTCGAGTCGCTGTCCCGGCTCGAGGTCCGCCCTGAGATCTCCGTCGGCCCGATCCGTCCGCCTCAGAGACTGGCGCCGTACAGTCACGCACTCGGCGTGGAGATCATTCCGCCCGGCGGGGACGATGTGCCCGAGTTCTCCGACGGCGACGCGTTCGGCCGTCTGATCCTCCTCCACGACCCTGCCGGGGACGACGCGTGGAACGGCACCCTCCGACTGGTCGCCTACATCCAGGCGGACATGGAGGCCTCGCTCGCCGGTGATCCGCTCCTGCCCCGGGTCGCCTGGAGCTGGCTCACCGAGGCCCTGGAGGAGGACGCCGGACCTTACACGTCCCTGGGCGGGACAGTCACCAGTACCGCCTCGGTGCGCTACGGCGACATCTCCGGGCCACCGCAGGCCCATCAGCTCGAGCTGCGCGCGTCGTGGACCGCACTCGACCCCGACCTGACCGGCCACGCGGCCGCGTTCTGCAAGACCCTCTCGCTCGCCGCCGGACTCCCGCCGGTCGGCGTGACGTCCCTACCCCGTCGGGCGTGAGCGGCCGACGTCGCGGCCAGACCCCGCCCGGGGCCCCACCGCCCCCGGCCGAGTACGACTTCGTCGACGACGCCCCCGGCCTCCGGGCGGTCGCCTCCGTCATCACGTCCTCCGCCGGGCCGGTGGCGGTGGACGTCGAACGCGCGTCAGGGATCCGCTACTCCGAGCGCGCCTTCCTGCTGCAGCTGCGTCCGGCCGATGGGCCGGCGCTACTGGTCGACCCCGAGACACCGGGCCGGACGGTCGGACCGCTCGCCGGCCTCCTCTCCGAGCGCCCCCTGCTCCTGCACGCCGCGAGCCAGGACCTCCCGTCACTCCGTGGACTCGGGATCAGCCCGAGCGCTGTCATCGACACCGAACTCGCCGGGCGATTCCTCGGGTTGGAGCGGGTGAACCTGGGCACGATGATCTCCGAGTACCTGGGGATCGGGCTGGCCAAAGCGCACTCGGCGGCGGATTGGTCCCGTCGCCCGCTGCCACCGGCGTGGCTCGACTACGCCGCCTACGACGTGCTGTTCCTCCACGACCTCGCGGAGGCGGTGCTCCCCCGCCTCGACGAGCTCGGTCGGCGTGACTGGTTCGACGCGGAATGTCGACACCTCGTGGACTCCGGTCCGGTTCCGACCGCGCCGGACCCCTGGCGTCGACTGGACCGCCTGAGCACACTTCGCGACGCCCGCCAGCTCGCCCGCGCGCGGGAGTTGTGGATGGCGCGTGACCGGGTGGCGGCAGAGCGGGACATCGCCCCCAAGAGACTGCTCACGGACGCGGCGATCATCGAGGCGGCCCGGACCGCGCCGACGAACCGGTCGGACCTCCTGGCGATCGAGGGTTTCGAGGGTCCGCATCGCAGACGACTGGCCGACGACTGGCTGGCCGCGTTGGAGTGGGCCGCCGAACTCGGGCGTGGCGACCTACCCGCCCGTCAGGCGCCACGCGGCGAGCATCCTCCGCACACCACGTGGAAGCGCACGGACCCGGAGGCGGCCGCTCTGCTGGACATCGCTCGCGAGGCGATCGGTTCGCTCGCCCGGGAGCTCGGTATCGACCAGGGCCTGCTGCTCAAGCCGTCGTCGCTCCGGCTGTGGGCGTGGCGGGCGGCCACCACCGACCCCGCCGACGACGCGGAGCTGCTCCACCGGGTCCTCGGGGACGAGGGTGCCCGCCGATGGCAGATCGACCTGACGCAGGCGCCGTTGCTCGAGGCGGTGCGCCGGTTCAGAGCGGACGGCTGAGACCGCCGTCCCTCAGCTCTCGACGCGGTCGTAGAGGCGACGGCGGATACCGTCGGCGATCCCCTCCGCGGTCAACCCCGTGTCGGAGAGGATCTCGCCCCGGGAGGCGTGATCGAGGAACTCCTGCGGAAGGCCGAGGGTCAGTCGATCAACACCGACCCCCGCGCGCTCCAGCACCGCCGAGACCGCCGAACCGACGCCGCCGTGAATCCCGTTGTCCTCGACCGTCACCACGAGCCGGCGACCACGGGCGGAGTCGACGATCGACTGCGGGACGGGATAGACCCAGCGCGGATCGACCACGTCGACCGATACCCCCTCGGCCCGCAGTTCCCGTGCCGCCGCCATCGACGGCGCGACCATCGACCCGACCGCGACCACCAGGATGTCGGCGTCCCCGGTCCCGAACACCCGGTCAACGCCGTCCGACGATGTCTCCAACGACGGAAGGGGCTCACCGACGGACCCCTTGGGGAAGCGCACCACGGTCGGGCCGTCCGTCACCGCCACGGCTTCACGGAGTTCCGCGCGGAGGGTCTCGGCATCGCGCGGTGCGGCCACCCGGACGCCCGGGACGATCCCCGCCAGGGACAGGTCCCACATCCCGTTGTGGCTGGCGCCGTCGGGGCCGGTCACCCCGGAGCGATCGAGTACCAGGGTGACCGGTAGCCCGAGAAGGGCGACGTCCATCAGCAGCTGGTCGAACGCCCGGTTGAGGAACGTGGAGTAGACGGCCACCACGGGGTGCAGCCCACCCAGCGCGAGTCCGGCGGCCGAGGCCACCGCGTGCTGCTCTGCGATGCCCACGTCGAACATGCGATCCGGGAACCGGTCGCCGAAGGCGGTCAGCCCCGTCGGTCCGGCCATGGCCGCGGTGATGGCCACCACGTCGTCTCGCTGCGCCCCGATCTCGCACAGCTCCTCGGAGAAGACCGACGTCCAGTCCACTGACGACGACGACGAGAGCGGGCGGCCGGTGTCGGGGTCGATGACCCCGGTCGCGTGCATCTGGTCGGCGACGTTGTTCTCCGCGTGGACGTAGCCCATGCCCTTGCGGGTCACCACGTGGACGACCACCGGCCCGCCGAAGTCCTTGGCCAACCGCAACGCCGATTCGGTGGCGGCCAGATTGTGCCCGTCGACGGGCCCCATGTACTTCAGACCCAGGTCGGCGAACAACTCCTGCGGTGAGACCACGTCCTTGAGTCCCGTCTTGATCCCGTGCAGGATCGAGTACACGGCCTTGCCGAGGAGGTCCTTTCGGGCGCCCAGAGTGCGCTTGGTGTGGTCCATCGCCTTCTCGTACGCGGGCTGGAGACGCAGGACCCCGAGCCGTTCGGCCAGTCCGCCGATCGTGGGCGAGTACGACCGGCCGTTGTCGTTGACGACGATCACCATGGGCCGGTCCTTGCCGGCGGCGATGTTGTTCAGCGCCTCCCAGGCCATGCCCCCTGTCATCGCCCCGTCGCCGATCACCGCGACGACGGTCCGGTCGTTCTGGCCGCTGAGGGAGTACGCCTTGGCGAGTCCGTCGGCGTACGAGAGCGACGAGGTCGCGTGCGAGGACTCGACGATGTCGTGTTCACTCTCCGCACGGCACGGATAGCCGGACAGACCCCCGCGCGTCCTAAGACCGTCGAACTGGTCCTTCCGACCCGTGACGATCTTGTGGACGTACGACTGGTGCCCGGTGTCGAAGACGATGGGGTCCCGCGGGGAGTCGAACACGCGGTGTAGCGCGACCGTCAGTTCCACCACGCCGAGATTGGGGCCGAGGTGCCCACCTGTCGCGGACACCTTGCGGATGAGGAACTCCCTGATCTCACCGCAGAGCCGGACCAGCTCGTCGGATCCGAGTGCACGGAGGTCGGAGGGGCCGTTCACCTGATCGAGCACACTCATTGCCGTCGACTGCCCCTTCCCTTGCCGCACCCCGCAGGGTCGAACCCACAGTCTACGGGGAAACGGTCTTCGCGCCCGCCGCCGGCCGACCGGCCCCGGCTCACCGGGATCAGCGCACCCGCGGTGAGTCGAGGACGGCGAGGCCCTCCACGTGGTGTGTCGCGGGGAACGCCGCGACACCGCGGATCCCCGCGAGTGTCCAACCGGCTGACACGAGCACCCCGACATCGCGCGCGAGGCTGGCCGGGTCGCACCCCACATGGACGATGCGGGACGCCGTACCACGAGCGAGCGTGGCCATCACCTCGATTCCCGCGCCGCCTCTCGGCGGGTCCAGGATCACGAGGTCGGGTTCGTCGCCGCGATCGCCGGAACCGCTCGACCGCTCCAGGAACGGCTCCACCCTCGACGCCACCGGGACGACCGCGGGGCCGATCCCGAGAGCCGATCCCACGGCCTCGAGGGAGGCGGGCGAGGATTCGACCACGATTACGCGGGCCCGGGGGACCACGTCGAGGACGGCGGCGGAGAACAGGCCCGCTCCCCCGTAGAGGTCCCAGACCACCGGGTCGCCGGGGAGGGCGGGGGCGCCGGACACGGCGGTGCGGACGAGTTCGCTGTAGTGCGCGGCAGCGGATCTGTGCGCCTGCCAGAACGCGTCGACCGGCAACCGCCAGGTGCGCTCCCCCACCCTCCGGGTCACGGTCGGGGCGCCCGCCACGGGCTCCCACTCTCCGGCTCGCGAGGCCCTGGCCCGCGCCCGGGTCGCCGCGCCCCGCCGGGACCGGCGGTCGCGCCCGCGCGACACCGGGTCGGTGACCGGGCGGTGCGCCACGTGCACCTGCCCGTCGTCCCCCAGGACGCCGAGGACCTCCCGGCCCGGCCCCAGGCCCGCGGCCCGGATGGCCTCGCCGATCCGCGGGTCCGCCTGGACGCACGGCCGGGTCACCACCTCGCGCGAGCGCGCGCGTCGGACGCCCGGCACGCCGTCGTCCCCCGTCACCCACCGGGCCACCGTCCGCCACCCGGTGGTCGCACCGTCACCCGCGGGGACGTCCACGGCGACACGATCCGGAACCGACCCGATCCGCCCGATACGGCGGGCCTGGTCGGCCAGGACGACTCCCGCGAACTCCCGGGCGGCCGACGGGCCGATGTGGCTCCAGTCGCAACACCCTGCACCGGCCGCCGCCGCCGGACAGACGGGGTCGATCCGGTCGGGTGACGGTTCGAGCACGCGGGTCACGGTTCCGCGGCAGAATGCCCGCCCGGGGTCGTCGTCGATCACCACCTCGGCCAGTTCCCCCGTGATCCCGCCGCGGCAGAACACCACTCGTCCGGAGTGCCGGGCCACGAACTCACCACCCTGCGCCGGACCCTCGATGCGCAGTCGCAGCACGCGCCCCGTCCAGTCGGTCCCGGTCACCGGCGTCATCGGTCCTCCGGCGCGCCCCAGCGCCCGAT is a window from the Dietzia sp. JS16-p6b genome containing:
- a CDS encoding class I SAM-dependent RNA methyltransferase; its protein translation is MTPVTGTDWTGRVLRLRIEGPAQGGEFVARHSGRVVFCRGGITGELAEVVIDDDPGRAFCRGTVTRVLEPSPDRIDPVCPAAAAGAGCCDWSHIGPSAAREFAGVVLADQARRIGRIGSVPDRVAVDVPAGDGATTGWRTVARWVTGDDGVPGVRRARSREVVTRPCVQADPRIGEAIRAAGLGPGREVLGVLGDDGQVHVAHRPVTDPVSRGRDRRSRRGAATRARARASRAGEWEPVAGAPTVTRRVGERTWRLPVDAFWQAHRSAAAHYSELVRTAVSGAPALPGDPVVWDLYGGAGLFSAAVLDVVPRARVIVVESSPASLEAVGSALGIGPAVVPVASRVEPFLERSSGSGDRGDEPDLVILDPPRGGAGIEVMATLARGTASRIVHVGCDPASLARDVGVLVSAGWTLAGIRGVAAFPATHHVEGLAVLDSPRVR